One part of the Microlunatus elymi genome encodes these proteins:
- a CDS encoding type II toxin-antitoxin system VapC family toxin yields MSYLLDTNVVSELRKSPTRIDANVAAWAAQLDIEQQCLSAITVFEVELGIRQLERRDTVQAAILWRWFDVAVLDAFDGRILPVDKDVARLASRLHVPDPRPERDGFIAATALAHGLTLATRNVTDFDPTGAAVFDPWAR; encoded by the coding sequence GTGAGCTACCTGCTGGACACCAACGTCGTGAGCGAGCTGCGCAAGAGTCCGACCCGCATCGACGCAAACGTGGCGGCGTGGGCCGCACAACTGGACATCGAGCAGCAGTGCCTCAGCGCGATCACGGTCTTCGAGGTCGAGTTGGGCATCCGTCAACTCGAGCGCCGCGATACCGTGCAGGCCGCGATCTTGTGGCGCTGGTTCGACGTCGCCGTGCTCGACGCCTTCGACGGGCGGATTCTTCCAGTGGACAAGGATGTCGCCCGACTGGCTTCGCGCCTGCACGTGCCCGACCCGCGGCCCGAGCGCGACGGATTCATCGCTGCGACCGCACTCGCCCACGGGCTCACCCTCGCCACCCGCAACGTCACCGACTTCGACCCGACCGGCGCCGCCGTGTTCGACCCCTGGGCCCGGTAA
- a CDS encoding DUF5655 domain-containing protein has protein sequence MTERVWSVDDHLDGRTEGVRELYRRLIDMVEACGPFSYAVSKSAITLKGTRRGFAGAVPKQDRLDGYLDLQRRVDDPRILSSSPYTKRLFVHYFRLTEPDQLDDSFAELIAEAYAVGQGEHLSSGLG, from the coding sequence GAGTGTCGACGACCATCTGGACGGCCGGACGGAAGGTGTTCGTGAGCTCTATCGCCGACTCATCGACATGGTCGAAGCGTGCGGCCCGTTCAGCTATGCGGTGTCGAAGTCGGCGATCACTCTCAAGGGCACCCGACGTGGCTTTGCCGGCGCCGTCCCGAAGCAGGACCGGCTCGACGGCTACCTCGATCTGCAGCGTCGCGTCGATGACCCGCGGATCCTGTCGAGCTCGCCGTACACCAAGAGACTCTTCGTGCACTACTTCCGGCTGACCGAACCCGATCAACTCGACGACAGTTTCGCCGAGTTGATCGCGGAGGCGTACGCCGTCGGTCAGGGTGAGCATTTGAGCTCCGGGCTGGGATGA
- a CDS encoding DUF805 domain-containing protein, with protein MSEQNPYGQPSADQPDSNPWRPVGPDQLQSEPYYGGGQQPPQPESYGSAQQPLAPQQYGQAGQQYGPAAQQYGPAGQQYPSYGSGAPTPQQYGAGPVYGQGQPYPSAPPSYSMPSAYPGGRPLAGDPGTLDLPYYGIGFVEAVKRAYLKIVRFDGRASRSEYWWYMLWQALVYLVFIALMIVIAVASSDSAEPPAGFFIVLVLWFIFAFGSILPNISITMRRFHDQNQSGGLAALMFIPYVGGAITAIMALMQSNPQGARYDQFRSGPAAPQQQGWSGPGPYQG; from the coding sequence ATGAGCGAACAGAACCCGTACGGCCAGCCGTCCGCAGACCAGCCCGACAGCAATCCCTGGCGGCCAGTTGGACCTGATCAGTTGCAGTCCGAGCCCTACTACGGCGGCGGTCAGCAACCACCGCAACCCGAGTCGTACGGCAGTGCTCAGCAGCCCCTCGCACCGCAGCAATACGGCCAGGCGGGGCAGCAATATGGTCCGGCTGCGCAGCAATATGGTCCGGCTGGGCAGCAGTACCCGTCGTACGGTTCGGGCGCACCGACGCCGCAGCAGTATGGAGCCGGTCCGGTCTACGGCCAGGGACAGCCTTATCCGTCCGCGCCGCCGTCCTACTCAATGCCGTCCGCCTACCCGGGCGGACGTCCGCTGGCCGGCGACCCCGGCACACTCGATCTGCCTTACTACGGGATCGGCTTCGTGGAGGCGGTGAAGCGGGCCTATCTGAAGATCGTCCGCTTCGACGGTCGCGCCAGCCGGAGCGAGTACTGGTGGTACATGCTGTGGCAGGCGCTGGTCTACCTGGTATTCATCGCCCTCATGATTGTCATCGCCGTGGCCAGTTCCGACAGTGCAGAACCCCCGGCCGGATTCTTCATCGTCCTGGTCCTGTGGTTCATCTTCGCCTTCGGCAGCATCCTGCCGAACATCTCGATCACCATGCGCCGGTTTCATGATCAGAATCAGAGCGGCGGTCTGGCCGCGCTGATGTTCATCCCGTACGTCGGCGGCGCGATCACCGCGATCATGGCGCTGATGCAGTCCAACCCACAGGGCGCTCGCTACGACCAATTCCGCAGCGGTCCGGCCGCGCCGCAGCAGCAGGGTTGGTCCGGTCCCGGGCCGTATCAGGGCTGA
- a CDS encoding type II toxin-antitoxin system prevent-host-death family antitoxin — MTTTVSARAFNQDVSAAKRAADTGPVLITDRGEPAYVLLSIAEYRAMRTPRSLLSTLQADDDIEFDSVVSRELPRPAEL, encoded by the coding sequence ATGACAACGACCGTCAGTGCGCGCGCGTTCAACCAGGACGTGAGCGCTGCCAAGCGGGCCGCTGATACCGGCCCGGTGCTGATCACCGATCGTGGTGAGCCGGCCTACGTGCTCCTCTCCATCGCGGAGTACCGGGCGATGCGTACGCCGCGCAGCCTGCTGAGTACTCTCCAGGCAGACGACGACATCGAGTTCGACTCCGTCGTCTCGCGCGAACTCCCCCGACCGGCCGAACTGTGA
- a CDS encoding 2'-5' RNA ligase family protein produces MTLSGLILRIPEADELVGELRRRLDPVAGRGVPAHVTVLFPFVPPVGINAEVRERVAEIAGAVPSFDYRFSRIGWFGETVIFLEPDDPRPFVELTQRLWDGFPAYPPYGGRFDTVHPHLTIGDDQPLEQLKAAEHSLAGFDPIVGTATRLTLMAQNDDRQWNQAGDWPLSG; encoded by the coding sequence ATGACGCTGTCCGGACTGATTCTCCGCATTCCCGAGGCCGACGAGCTGGTAGGGGAGTTGCGACGTCGGCTGGATCCGGTCGCCGGCCGTGGCGTCCCGGCACACGTGACGGTTCTGTTCCCGTTTGTGCCGCCGGTCGGGATCAATGCCGAGGTGCGCGAACGAGTGGCGGAGATCGCCGGCGCCGTGCCGTCCTTCGACTACCGGTTCTCCCGCATCGGCTGGTTCGGCGAAACGGTGATCTTCCTGGAACCCGACGACCCGCGGCCGTTCGTCGAGCTCACCCAGCGTCTGTGGGACGGATTCCCGGCATACCCGCCGTACGGCGGTCGGTTCGACACCGTGCATCCACATCTGACCATCGGCGATGACCAACCGCTGGAGCAGCTGAAGGCCGCCGAGCATTCACTGGCCGGGTTCGATCCGATCGTGGGTACGGCAACGCGGCTGACGTTGATGGCGCAGAACGATGACAGGCAGTGGAATCAGGCAGGGGACTGGCCGCTGTCCGGATGA